A window from Cellulomonas sp. C5510 encodes these proteins:
- a CDS encoding TIGR03557 family F420-dependent LLM class oxidoreductase: MAQGVVADGLQVGYAAMLEQFHPTEAVELSAYAESQGFLGTMAADHFQPWVPQQGHSAFVWNVLAALGERTTGDMGPGVTAPTFRWHPAMVAQASATLAAMYPGRHWLGLGSGEALNEHITAQYWPEAPERINRMFEAIDIIKKLFSASLAGKDVKHAGQFYKLESTRLWTMPEVPPEILVATAGPVTAKRAGRHADGLITVGAPLEKISGLFGKFDEGVRESGRDPEDLPKVLQLHLSWAETDEQAMENAMVEWPNGGMKFPKGDIRSPFDFAQMAKLVRPEDFEGRMVISADPDVHRAEIQKYVDLGFDRVYLHNVGRNQREWIDVFGRDVLPKLVR; this comes from the coding sequence GTGGCACAGGGTGTGGTGGCCGACGGCCTGCAGGTGGGGTACGCGGCGATGCTGGAGCAGTTCCATCCGACGGAGGCCGTGGAGCTGTCCGCGTACGCCGAGTCCCAGGGGTTCCTCGGGACGATGGCCGCCGACCACTTCCAGCCGTGGGTCCCGCAGCAGGGGCACTCCGCGTTCGTCTGGAACGTGCTGGCCGCGCTCGGCGAGCGCACGACCGGCGACATGGGGCCGGGCGTCACCGCGCCGACGTTCCGGTGGCACCCGGCGATGGTGGCGCAGGCGTCGGCGACGCTCGCGGCGATGTACCCGGGACGGCACTGGCTGGGCCTGGGGTCCGGCGAGGCGCTGAACGAGCACATCACGGCGCAGTACTGGCCGGAGGCGCCGGAGCGCATCAACCGGATGTTCGAGGCGATCGACATCATCAAGAAGCTGTTCTCGGCGTCGCTGGCCGGCAAGGACGTGAAGCACGCCGGGCAGTTCTACAAGCTCGAGTCGACGCGGCTGTGGACGATGCCGGAGGTCCCGCCGGAGATCCTCGTCGCGACCGCGGGGCCCGTCACCGCCAAGCGGGCGGGCCGCCACGCGGACGGTCTGATCACCGTCGGGGCCCCGCTGGAGAAGATCAGCGGGCTGTTCGGCAAGTTCGACGAGGGCGTGCGGGAGTCCGGCCGGGACCCCGAGGACCTGCCGAAGGTGCTGCAGCTCCACCTGTCGTGGGCGGAGACCGACGAGCAGGCGATGGAGAACGCCATGGTCGAGTGGCCGAACGGCGGCATGAAGTTCCCCAAGGGTGACATCCGCTCGCCGTTCGACTTCGCCCAGATGGCCAAGCTGGTGCGCCCGGAGGACTTCGAGGGCCGCATGGTCATCTCCGCCGACCCCGACGTGCACCGCGCGGAGATCCAGAAGTACGTCGACCTCGGCTTCGACCGCGTCTACCTGCACAACGTGGGCCGCAACCAGCGCGAGTGGATCGACGTGTTCGGGCGCGACGTGCTCCCGAAGCTGGTGCGCTGA
- a CDS encoding LysR family transcriptional regulator — protein sequence MFDPDQLRTFLAVSETLNFTRAAARLSLSQPTVSQHVRKLEDAAGRRLLDRDTRGVQLTDDGQAMATFARTILAAHDEATRYFTGSAMHGRLRFGAADDLALAQLPRVLRDFRRLHPRINLELTVAQSGTLHRRLHAGQLDLVYIKEATGQSDGQLVRRDRLVWVAVPGTAVEADAPVPLITYQGASLTRQAAVRALTEAGRPWRTTCKVVEVNGVLAALRAGLGIAVLPQSLLPDDLVQLPAAALGLPDLGDVDITLVANPRSPREPIEALTSAILGHAPR from the coding sequence GTGTTTGACCCCGACCAGCTCCGCACTTTCCTCGCCGTTTCCGAGACGTTGAACTTCACGCGCGCCGCAGCCCGGCTGTCCCTGTCGCAGCCCACGGTCAGCCAGCACGTCCGCAAGCTCGAGGACGCCGCGGGCCGCCGGCTGCTCGACCGCGACACCCGCGGCGTGCAGCTGACCGACGACGGGCAGGCGATGGCGACGTTCGCCCGGACGATCCTCGCGGCGCACGACGAGGCGACGCGCTACTTCACCGGGTCGGCGATGCACGGCCGGCTGCGGTTCGGCGCGGCGGACGACCTGGCGCTCGCCCAGCTCCCGCGCGTGCTGCGCGACTTCCGGCGCCTGCACCCGCGGATCAACCTGGAGCTCACCGTGGCGCAGAGCGGCACCCTGCACCGCCGGCTGCACGCGGGCCAGCTCGACCTCGTCTACATCAAGGAGGCGACCGGGCAGTCCGACGGCCAGCTCGTGCGCCGGGACCGGCTCGTGTGGGTGGCGGTCCCGGGCACGGCGGTCGAGGCCGACGCCCCCGTGCCGCTCATCACCTACCAGGGTGCCTCGCTCACCCGGCAGGCCGCCGTCCGGGCGCTCACCGAGGCGGGACGCCCCTGGCGGACCACGTGCAAGGTCGTCGAGGTCAACGGCGTGCTCGCCGCGCTGCGGGCCGGACTCGGCATCGCGGTGCTGCCGCAGAGCCTGCTGCCGGACGACCTGGTGCAGCTCCCCGCGGCGGCGCTGGGCCTGCCGGACCTCGGCGACGTCGACATCACCCTCGTCGCGAACCCGCGGTCGCCGCGGGAGCCGATCGAGGCGCTCACGTCGGCGATCCTCGGGCACGCACCGCGCTGA
- a CDS encoding amino acid ABC transporter permease translates to MTTTPAPAPGQISSPRRRWSPRRRARVVRGVQYAVAVAVLAAVALAVDWSAVGDNFFNWETVRQIAPTIPQAFLNTVQYTLAGFAVGLSLGTALALMRLSSVRVYRWVATAYIEFFRGIPALLVVISFGYAVPLAFGIQLGSVTLKAALALGMVSAAYIAETLRAGLQAVPRGQVEAARSLGMSHGRTLRSVVVPQAFRIVLPPMTNEFILLTKDTSLVFLLGLATDQFDLTRIGQNALNTAQGGLTPLFLIGACYLLITLPLGQLARYLEKRTGARSRS, encoded by the coding sequence GTGACGACCACGCCCGCACCGGCACCGGGGCAGATCTCCTCGCCCCGGCGCCGGTGGAGCCCGCGCCGCCGCGCCCGCGTGGTGCGCGGCGTCCAGTACGCCGTGGCCGTGGCGGTCCTGGCCGCCGTCGCGCTGGCGGTCGACTGGTCGGCCGTCGGGGACAACTTCTTCAACTGGGAGACCGTGCGGCAGATCGCCCCGACGATCCCGCAGGCGTTCCTCAACACGGTGCAGTACACGCTCGCGGGGTTCGCGGTGGGCCTGTCGCTCGGGACCGCCCTCGCGCTCATGCGCCTGTCCTCCGTGCGGGTCTACCGCTGGGTCGCCACGGCCTACATCGAGTTCTTCCGCGGCATCCCGGCGCTGCTCGTCGTCATCTCGTTCGGGTACGCCGTGCCGCTGGCCTTCGGCATCCAGCTCGGGTCGGTGACGCTCAAGGCCGCGCTGGCGCTCGGCATGGTGTCGGCCGCGTACATCGCCGAGACGCTGCGCGCCGGCCTGCAGGCGGTGCCGCGCGGGCAGGTCGAGGCGGCGCGGTCGCTCGGCATGTCGCACGGGCGGACCCTGCGCAGCGTCGTCGTGCCGCAGGCGTTCCGCATCGTGCTGCCGCCCATGACGAACGAGTTCATCCTGCTGACGAAGGACACCTCGCTGGTGTTCCTGCTCGGCCTGGCGACGGACCAGTTCGACCTCACGCGCATCGGGCAGAACGCCCTCAACACCGCCCAGGGCGGGCTCACGCCGCTGTTCCTCATCGGCGCCTGCTACCTGCTCATCACCCTGCCGCTCGGGCAGCTCGCCCGGTACCTGGAGAAGCGCACCGGCGCGAGGAGCCGCTCATGA
- a CDS encoding amino acid ABC transporter ATP-binding protein, translated as MTTDSPVVRIAGLHKSFGEREVLTGIDLDVHAGEVVCVIGPSGSGKSTLLRCVNLLEQPTAGRIDVLGVDVTDPDVDIDRVRTHVGMVFQQFNLFSHKTVLENCTMAQRQVLRRPAAEAERIARANLERVGLGDRADAHPAQLSGGQQQRVAIARALSMDPQLMLFDEPTSALDPELVGDVLAVMRDLADGGMTMMVVTHEMAFAREVGDRVVFMDGGVVVEQGPADQVIGAPTEPRTQAFLQRVLDPTHASGSGAA; from the coding sequence ATGACCACCGACTCCCCCGTCGTCCGCATCGCCGGGCTGCACAAGTCCTTCGGCGAGCGCGAAGTGCTCACCGGCATCGACCTGGACGTCCACGCCGGCGAGGTGGTGTGCGTCATCGGGCCGTCCGGCTCCGGCAAGTCGACGCTGCTGCGCTGCGTGAACCTCCTGGAGCAGCCCACGGCCGGCCGCATCGACGTGCTGGGCGTCGACGTCACCGACCCCGACGTCGACATCGACCGGGTCCGGACGCACGTCGGCATGGTGTTCCAGCAGTTCAACCTGTTCAGCCACAAGACGGTGCTGGAGAACTGCACGATGGCGCAGCGGCAGGTGCTCCGGCGCCCCGCGGCCGAGGCCGAGCGCATCGCCCGGGCGAACCTCGAGCGGGTCGGTCTCGGCGACCGCGCCGACGCCCACCCCGCGCAGCTCTCGGGCGGCCAGCAGCAGCGGGTGGCGATCGCCCGGGCGCTGTCCATGGACCCGCAGCTCATGCTGTTCGACGAGCCCACGTCCGCGCTGGACCCGGAGCTGGTCGGCGACGTGCTGGCGGTGATGCGGGACCTCGCCGACGGCGGCATGACGATGATGGTCGTCACGCACGAGATGGCGTTCGCCCGCGAGGTCGGCGACCGGGTGGTGTTCATGGACGGCGGCGTCGTCGTCGAGCAGGGCCCGGCGGACCAGGTCATCGGCGCCCCCACGGAGCCGCGGACGCAGGCGTTCCTGCAGCGGGTGCTCGACCCGACGCACGCGAGCGGCTCCGGCGCGGCCTGA
- a CDS encoding long-chain fatty acid--CoA ligase, translated as MREFSADTPVPHDPALNVPGLLLRRLERGASSVVIERSTGLGGSWAPVTVAEFVSEVTALAKGLVARGLEPGDRVAIMSRTRYEWTLTDFAVWFAGGVGVPVYETSSAEQVEWILSNSGASLAVVESAAHAAVVGQVRNAVPALRDVFVIDEGGLAQLVAGGSDVADAEIERRRSLASADDLATIIYTSGTTGRPKGVELSHGNFVDNARNGVAALAEVCATPGSRTLLFMPLAHVFARFIQMVAIEAGSPLGHTPDTRNLLADFASFRPTYILAVPRVFEKVYNSAEQKAGHGFRLKMFRWAAKVSITYSRALDTPAGPSAQLRAAHTVATALVLRKLKDAMGGALRYAISGGAPLGERLGHYYRGLGLVVLEGYGLTETTAPSSVNRPGLIKIGTVGPAYPGTSLRVDDEGNVYAKGPHVFRGYHDNAEATAEVLRDGWFATGDIGMLDDDGYLRLTGRAKELIVTAGGKNVAPAVLEDRFRGHPLVSQVVVVGDGRPFIGALVTLDADMLPGWLSMHGLPPMDVRAAARHPQVLAALDRAAARANEAVSRAESIRKVRVLDGDFTEANGYLTPSLKVKRALVLKDFAADVEELYVDTRAK; from the coding sequence ATGCGCGAGTTCAGCGCCGACACCCCCGTCCCGCACGACCCCGCCCTGAACGTCCCGGGGCTGCTGCTGCGGCGCCTCGAGCGCGGGGCGTCGAGCGTCGTCATCGAGCGGTCCACCGGGCTGGGTGGGTCCTGGGCACCCGTCACCGTGGCGGAGTTCGTCTCGGAGGTCACGGCGCTGGCCAAGGGACTGGTCGCGCGCGGGCTCGAGCCGGGCGACCGTGTGGCGATCATGTCCCGCACCCGCTACGAGTGGACCCTGACCGACTTCGCCGTGTGGTTCGCGGGCGGCGTGGGCGTGCCGGTGTACGAGACCTCGTCCGCCGAGCAGGTCGAGTGGATCCTGTCGAACTCCGGGGCGTCGCTCGCCGTCGTCGAGTCCGCCGCGCACGCCGCCGTCGTCGGCCAGGTCCGCAACGCCGTGCCGGCACTGCGGGACGTCTTCGTCATCGACGAAGGCGGCCTCGCGCAGCTCGTCGCGGGCGGTTCCGACGTGGCCGACGCGGAGATCGAGCGCCGCCGCTCCCTCGCGAGCGCGGACGACCTCGCGACCATCATCTACACCTCCGGCACCACCGGCCGCCCGAAGGGCGTCGAGCTGTCGCACGGCAACTTCGTCGACAACGCCCGCAACGGCGTCGCCGCGCTCGCCGAGGTCTGCGCCACCCCGGGCTCGCGCACCCTGCTGTTCATGCCGCTGGCGCACGTGTTCGCGCGGTTCATCCAGATGGTCGCGATCGAGGCGGGCTCCCCGCTCGGCCACACGCCGGACACCCGGAACCTGCTCGCCGACTTCGCGTCGTTCCGTCCGACGTACATCCTCGCGGTACCGCGGGTGTTCGAGAAGGTCTACAACTCCGCGGAGCAGAAGGCCGGCCACGGGTTCCGGCTCAAGATGTTCCGCTGGGCGGCGAAGGTCTCCATCACCTACTCGCGCGCCCTCGACACGCCGGCCGGCCCGTCCGCGCAGCTCCGCGCGGCCCACACCGTGGCGACGGCGCTCGTGCTGCGCAAGCTCAAGGACGCCATGGGTGGCGCGCTGCGGTACGCCATCTCGGGCGGCGCGCCGCTCGGCGAGCGCCTCGGCCACTACTACCGCGGGCTCGGCCTCGTGGTGCTGGAGGGCTACGGGCTGACCGAGACGACGGCGCCCTCCAGCGTGAACCGGCCCGGGCTCATCAAGATCGGCACCGTCGGCCCCGCGTACCCGGGCACGTCACTGCGCGTCGACGACGAGGGCAACGTGTACGCCAAGGGTCCGCACGTGTTCCGCGGGTACCACGACAACGCCGAGGCCACGGCGGAGGTGCTGCGGGACGGCTGGTTCGCGACGGGCGACATCGGCATGCTCGACGACGACGGCTACCTGCGGCTGACCGGGCGGGCCAAGGAGCTCATCGTCACCGCGGGCGGCAAGAACGTCGCGCCCGCCGTGCTGGAGGACCGGTTCCGCGGCCACCCGCTGGTCAGCCAGGTCGTCGTCGTCGGGGACGGACGGCCCTTCATCGGCGCCCTCGTCACGCTGGACGCCGACATGCTCCCGGGCTGGCTGTCCATGCACGGCCTGCCCCCGATGGACGTCCGCGCCGCCGCCCGGCACCCCCAGGTGCTCGCCGCGCTCGACCGCGCCGCCGCCCGGGCCAACGAGGCCGTCTCCCGCGCCGAGTCCATCCGCAAGGTGCGGGTGCTCGACGGCGACTTCACGGAGGCCAACGGCTACCTCACGCCGTCGCTCAAGGTGAAGCGCGCCCTCGTGCTGAAGGACTTCGCCGCGGACGTCGAGGAGCTGTACGTGGACACGCGCGCGAAGTGA
- a CDS encoding transporter substrate-binding domain-containing protein: protein MRTRHLAALPAAVAAALLLAACGGGDSEGSGDATEGGVDLVQAGTLTVCTNPPFEPFEFEEDGTVVGLDMDIVGEVAKDLGVTLTPRVSPFEGIQSGADLNSGNCDVVASGITITEERQGKFDFSEPYFDADQGLLVPEGSDLSTVEDLEGKQIAVQQATTGEAWVTDNGLTPIQFQDLGLQIQALKTGQVDAAVNDIAVLGPFVSEGFEVAATFPTGEQYGIGVKKGNTALLDAVNATLDRIREDGTYDAIYTDRIGVAPSGDASASAGS, encoded by the coding sequence ATGCGCACCCGTCATCTCGCCGCCCTGCCCGCCGCCGTCGCCGCGGCCCTCCTGCTCGCCGCGTGCGGCGGCGGGGACTCCGAGGGCTCCGGCGACGCCACCGAGGGCGGTGTCGACCTGGTGCAGGCCGGGACGCTCACCGTCTGCACCAACCCGCCGTTCGAGCCCTTCGAGTTCGAGGAGGACGGCACCGTCGTCGGCCTCGACATGGACATCGTCGGGGAGGTCGCGAAGGACCTGGGCGTCACGCTGACCCCGCGCGTGTCCCCGTTCGAGGGCATCCAGTCCGGCGCCGACCTGAACAGCGGCAACTGCGACGTGGTCGCCTCCGGCATCACGATCACCGAGGAGCGCCAGGGGAAGTTCGACTTCTCGGAGCCGTACTTCGACGCCGACCAGGGCCTGCTGGTCCCGGAGGGCTCGGACCTCAGCACCGTCGAGGACCTCGAGGGCAAGCAGATCGCCGTGCAGCAGGCGACGACGGGCGAGGCCTGGGTCACCGACAACGGGCTCACCCCGATCCAGTTCCAGGACCTCGGGCTGCAGATCCAGGCGCTCAAGACCGGCCAGGTCGACGCCGCCGTCAACGACATCGCCGTGCTCGGCCCGTTCGTCTCCGAGGGCTTCGAGGTCGCGGCGACGTTCCCGACCGGCGAGCAGTACGGCATCGGCGTGAAGAAGGGCAACACCGCCCTGCTCGACGCCGTGAACGCCACGCTCGACCGCATCCGCGAGGACGGCACGTACGACGCGATCTACACCGACCGGATCGGCGTCGCGCCGTCGGGCGACGCGTCGGCCTCCGCGGGCAGCTGA
- a CDS encoding MFS transporter, giving the protein MPSARRPSSSPTRTRRPSPRAGRAPQADRTAPASSATSSRPRRTLHRPRLALHRRPVPVAVDGPRPRNATLAALGVRNFRLYVSSQVLTNTCGWAARVAQDWLVLTLTGSAALVGLTVTLQFVPMLLLGLVGGVVADRYPRRRVLMVTQSVFGLSTLAVGVLALSGHVQAWHVLVAAFVSGLATVFDNPARQAFVHEVAGPQHLRQAISVNSAVFQLGGLVGPAVAGGLISAVGEGWTFLLNAVACLVAVALLAVMRTSELTAAPVVARAKGQLREGLAYVRRTPRILWSVVLVGFVAVTGVNMATVLAAYTDQVFHTDAGGYALLTSMLAVGALTGALLSTRRRGSRITHLVVLAGAVGVLQLLAAAAPSRPVFVAVLIAMGVATLLYLTGSNTLVQTTVAPHVRGRVMALYVLVLLGAQAVSGTLIGWVCEHLGARAGMVACGVGPLLGAVVVGLALARRSEGGTRATFHRFTHRPTPAPAPAAA; this is encoded by the coding sequence GTGCCCTCGGCCCGCCGCCCGTCCTCGTCCCCGACCCGCACCCGCCGCCCCTCCCCCCGCGCCGGCCGCGCACCGCAGGCCGACCGCACCGCCCCCGCGTCCTCCGCGACCTCCAGCCGGCCCCGCCGGACCCTGCACCGGCCGCGCCTCGCCCTGCACCGTCGGCCCGTTCCCGTCGCCGTCGACGGCCCGCGCCCCCGCAACGCCACGCTCGCCGCGCTCGGCGTCCGGAACTTCCGGCTCTACGTCTCCTCGCAGGTGCTCACCAACACCTGCGGCTGGGCGGCCCGCGTCGCCCAGGACTGGCTCGTGCTGACCCTGACCGGCTCGGCCGCGCTGGTGGGGCTGACGGTGACGCTGCAGTTCGTCCCGATGCTGCTGCTCGGCCTGGTCGGCGGGGTCGTCGCCGACCGCTACCCCCGGCGCCGCGTGCTCATGGTCACCCAGTCGGTGTTCGGCCTGTCCACGCTGGCCGTGGGCGTGCTCGCGCTGTCCGGTCACGTCCAGGCGTGGCACGTGCTCGTCGCCGCGTTCGTCAGCGGTCTCGCGACCGTGTTCGACAACCCCGCGCGTCAGGCGTTCGTGCACGAGGTCGCCGGCCCGCAGCACCTGCGGCAGGCGATCAGCGTCAACTCCGCGGTGTTCCAGCTCGGCGGGCTGGTCGGCCCGGCGGTCGCCGGCGGGCTCATCAGCGCGGTCGGCGAGGGCTGGACGTTCCTGCTCAACGCCGTCGCGTGCCTCGTCGCCGTCGCACTGCTCGCCGTGATGCGCACCTCCGAGCTCACGGCCGCCCCGGTGGTCGCACGCGCCAAGGGCCAGCTCCGCGAGGGCCTCGCGTACGTCCGCCGGACGCCGCGCATCCTGTGGTCGGTCGTGCTCGTCGGCTTCGTGGCCGTCACCGGCGTCAACATGGCCACCGTGCTCGCCGCGTACACCGACCAGGTGTTCCACACCGACGCCGGTGGCTACGCGCTGCTGACGTCGATGCTCGCGGTCGGTGCGCTCACCGGCGCGCTGCTGTCCACCCGACGCCGAGGCAGCCGCATCACCCACCTCGTCGTGCTCGCGGGGGCCGTCGGCGTGCTGCAGCTGCTCGCGGCCGCCGCGCCGAGCCGGCCGGTGTTCGTCGCCGTGCTCATCGCGATGGGCGTCGCCACGCTGCTGTACCTCACGGGCTCGAACACCCTGGTGCAGACGACGGTCGCCCCGCACGTCCGCGGCCGCGTCATGGCGCTGTACGTCCTGGTGCTGCTCGGCGCGCAGGCCGTGTCCGGGACGCTCATCGGCTGGGTGTGCGAGCACCTCGGCGCGCGGGCCGGCATGGTCGCGTGCGGCGTCGGGCCGCTGCTCGGCGCGGTCGTCGTCGGCCTCGCCCTGGCCCGGCGCAGCGAGGGCGGCACCCGCGCGACGTTCCACCGCTTCACCCACCGCCCGACCCCGGCCCCGGCCCCGGCCGCCGCCTAA
- a CDS encoding chorismate mutase has product MTTPASSTPPPELARLRGSIDNIDAALIHLLAERFKATQQVGVLKARLGLPASDPGREAQQVARLRDLAREADLDPVFAEKFLAFIVEEVIRHHEAIAAGPDGQRTASDTF; this is encoded by the coding sequence GTGACGACACCGGCCTCCAGCACCCCGCCCCCCGAGCTCGCGCGGCTGCGCGGCAGCATCGACAACATCGACGCCGCGCTGATCCACCTGCTCGCCGAGCGGTTCAAGGCCACCCAGCAGGTCGGCGTCCTCAAGGCCCGTCTGGGGCTGCCCGCGTCCGACCCCGGGCGTGAGGCGCAGCAGGTCGCCCGCCTGCGGGACCTCGCCCGGGAAGCCGACCTCGACCCGGTGTTCGCGGAGAAGTTCCTCGCGTTCATCGTCGAGGAGGTCATCCGGCACCACGAGGCGATCGCCGCCGGCCCGGACGGGCAGCGCACGGCGTCCGACACGTTCTGA
- the valS gene encoding valine--tRNA ligase → MTDLSPASTAADPSTTAAAAVRAVREVPDRVSLDGVEARWDGAWTEQGTYAFDRSATREQVFSIDTPPPTVSGSLHVGHVFSYTHTDVVARFRRMRGAEVFYPMGWDDNGLPTERRVQNYFGVRCDPSLPYDPDFEPPHVGGEGKSVKAADQVPVSRRNFVELCERLTVEDEQQFEALWRRLGLSVDWGMTYQTISAEARAVAQQAFLRNLSRGEAYQAEAPGLWDVTFQTAVAQAELEARPYPGAFHRVAFHRAGAEPVHIETTRPELLPACVALIAHPDDERYQHLFGTTVTSPLFGVEVPVLAHPAAEPDKGAGIAMCCTFGDLTDVQWWRELQLPTRSVIGRDGRLLREVPEWVTSPEGRARYEEIAGKTTFSAREAVVAGLRASGDLDGEPQKTDRMANFFEKGDKPLEIVTSRQWYIRNGGRDESLRAELLQRGQELGFHPDFMRVRYENWVGGLNGDWLISRQRFFGVPFPVWYALDADGEPDYDHPLLPSEDQLPVDPSSDVPAGYTAEQRGVPGGFVGDPDIMDTWATSSLTPQIAGGWRSDPDLFARVFPMDLRPQGQDIIRTWLFSTVVRSHLEHGSLPWADAAISGWILDPDRKKMSKSKGNVVTPMGLLEEHGSDAVRYWAASARLGTDAAFEVGQMKIGRRLAIKVLNASKFALSFGPAEQGASALDASLVTDPLDRAMLAGLADVVDRATAALEAYDHTRALELTETFFWTFCDDYLELVKDRAYGAGAGAADVTPETASARAALSLALDVMLRLFAPVLPFATEEVWSWWREGSVHRAPWPVAEPLRAAAGDGDPAVVGAAGAALAALRKVKSEAKVSMRTEILRARLEVPASLLPGVQVALGDVRAAGRVTGPLDVVEVPDSADAAVVARDAELLPPEPKQPTA, encoded by the coding sequence ATGACCGATCTGTCCCCCGCCTCGACCGCCGCCGACCCCTCGACGACCGCCGCCGCGGCCGTACGCGCGGTCCGCGAGGTACCGGACCGGGTGTCCCTCGACGGCGTCGAGGCCCGCTGGGACGGCGCCTGGACGGAGCAGGGCACGTACGCGTTCGACCGGTCCGCGACGCGCGAGCAGGTGTTCTCGATCGACACGCCGCCGCCGACGGTCTCCGGCTCCCTGCACGTCGGCCACGTCTTCTCGTACACGCACACCGACGTCGTCGCGCGGTTCCGCCGGATGCGGGGCGCCGAGGTGTTCTACCCGATGGGCTGGGACGACAACGGCCTGCCCACCGAGCGCCGCGTGCAGAACTACTTCGGCGTGCGCTGCGACCCGTCGCTGCCGTACGACCCGGACTTCGAGCCGCCGCACGTCGGCGGTGAGGGCAAGAGCGTCAAGGCCGCCGACCAGGTGCCGGTGAGCCGCCGCAACTTCGTCGAGCTGTGCGAGCGCCTGACCGTCGAGGACGAGCAGCAGTTCGAGGCGCTGTGGCGCCGCCTGGGCCTGTCCGTCGACTGGGGCATGACGTACCAGACGATCAGCGCCGAGGCCCGCGCGGTCGCGCAGCAGGCGTTCCTGCGGAACCTGTCGCGCGGCGAGGCGTACCAGGCCGAGGCCCCCGGGCTGTGGGACGTGACGTTCCAGACCGCGGTCGCGCAGGCCGAGCTGGAGGCCCGCCCGTACCCGGGCGCGTTCCACCGGGTGGCGTTCCACCGCGCGGGCGCCGAGCCGGTGCACATCGAGACCACCCGCCCCGAGCTCCTCCCGGCGTGCGTCGCGCTGATCGCCCACCCGGACGACGAGCGCTACCAGCACCTGTTCGGCACGACGGTGACCAGCCCGCTGTTCGGCGTCGAGGTGCCCGTGCTGGCGCACCCGGCCGCCGAGCCCGACAAGGGCGCCGGCATCGCGATGTGCTGCACGTTCGGCGACCTGACCGACGTGCAGTGGTGGCGCGAGCTGCAGCTCCCGACTCGCTCGGTGATCGGCCGTGACGGCCGGCTGCTGCGCGAGGTCCCGGAGTGGGTGACGTCGCCCGAGGGCCGCGCCCGCTACGAGGAGATCGCCGGCAAGACGACGTTCTCGGCGCGCGAGGCCGTCGTGGCCGGGCTGCGCGCGTCGGGCGACCTGGACGGCGAGCCGCAGAAGACCGACCGCATGGCGAACTTCTTCGAGAAGGGCGACAAGCCGCTCGAGATCGTCACGTCCCGCCAGTGGTACATCCGCAACGGCGGCCGCGACGAGTCGCTGCGTGCCGAGCTGCTGCAGCGCGGCCAGGAGCTCGGGTTCCACCCGGACTTCATGCGCGTGCGGTACGAGAACTGGGTCGGCGGCCTCAACGGCGACTGGCTGATCTCGCGCCAGCGGTTCTTCGGCGTGCCGTTCCCCGTCTGGTACGCGCTGGACGCGGACGGCGAGCCGGACTACGACCACCCGCTGCTGCCGTCGGAGGACCAGCTCCCGGTCGACCCGTCCTCGGACGTCCCCGCCGGCTACACGGCGGAGCAGCGGGGCGTGCCGGGCGGCTTCGTCGGCGACCCGGACATCATGGATACGTGGGCGACGTCGTCGCTGACCCCGCAGATCGCGGGCGGCTGGCGCTCCGACCCGGACCTGTTCGCTCGGGTGTTCCCGATGGACCTGCGCCCCCAGGGCCAGGACATCATCCGGACCTGGCTGTTCTCGACGGTGGTCCGCTCGCACCTGGAGCACGGCTCGCTGCCGTGGGCGGACGCGGCGATCAGCGGCTGGATCCTCGACCCCGACCGCAAGAAGATGTCGAAGTCCAAGGGCAACGTCGTCACCCCGATGGGCCTGCTCGAGGAGCACGGCTCCGACGCGGTCCGCTACTGGGCGGCGAGCGCCCGCCTGGGCACGGACGCGGCGTTCGAGGTCGGCCAGATGAAGATCGGCCGCCGCCTGGCCATCAAGGTGCTGAACGCGTCCAAGTTCGCGCTGTCGTTCGGCCCCGCCGAGCAGGGCGCGTCCGCGCTGGACGCCTCCCTCGTGACGGACCCGCTGGACCGGGCGATGCTCGCGGGGCTGGCGGATGTGGTGGACCGCGCGACGGCCGCGCTGGAGGCGTACGACCACACGCGTGCGCTGGAGCTCACGGAGACGTTCTTCTGGACGTTCTGCGACGACTACCTGGAGCTGGTCAAGGACCGCGCGTACGGAGCGGGCGCGGGCGCGGCGGACGTGACGCCGGAGACGGCGTCGGCGCGTGCCGCGCTGAGCCTCGCGCTCGACGTGATGCTGCGGCTGTTCGCCCCGGTGCTGCCGTTCGCGACCGAGGAGGTCTGGTCGTGGTGGCGCGAGGGCTCGGTGCACCGCGCGCCGTGGCCGGTCGCGGAGCCGCTGCGCGCGGCAGCGGGCGACGGCGACCCGGCGGTCGTCGGCGCGGCGGGTGCCGCCCTGGCGGCGCTGCGCAAGGTGAAGTCCGAGGCGAAGGTCTCGATGCGCACGGAGATCCTGCGGGCGCGCCTCGAGGTCCCGGCCTCGCTGCTGCCGGGCGTGCAGGTGGCGCTGGGGGACGTCCGCGCGGCGGGCCGCGTGACCGGCCCGCTCGACGTGGTCGAGGTCCCGGACTCCGCCGACGCGGCGGTCGTCGCCCGGGACGCCGAGCTCCTGCCGCCGGAGCCGAAGCAGCCCACGGCCTGA